From Melitaea cinxia chromosome 3, ilMelCinx1.1, whole genome shotgun sequence, one genomic window encodes:
- the LOC123668449 gene encoding chymotrypsin-like elastase family member 1, whose protein sequence is MAALRVIGGRDALREEFPFAIKLEIKEENLVEDKIVVNYEPLCTGAALTSEWILSAAHCYDKTLKTFARFNSYFPKEKGQISPILDVHIHPQYIEYKFSAYYDMGLFRSKNILVSRYAKISALDYTALFGHEVNILGFGATNASINEKPLQVLNGMINKCSSVTNNFKILYEYSPLCVVSSCRVEATICGGDSGGPVVHPSGIVGVNSMAENGCDEFTTSLELAPGTSASIIAVVSSALDWISNIISMKIAA, encoded by the coding sequence CTGCATTACGAGTAATCGGAGGCCGGGACGCGCTGAGGGAAGAGTTCCCTTTTGCTATTAAACTTGAAATAAAGGAAGAGAATCTTGTAGAAGATAAAATTGTAGTTAATTATGAACCATTATGCACAGGAGCTGCATTAACATCTGAGTGGATTTTATCTGCAGCTCACTGCTATGATAAAACTCTCAAAACATTTGCAAGATTCAACAGTTATTTTCCAAAAGAAAAGGGTCAAATAAGCCCTATTCTAGATGTACATATTCATCCACAATATATAGAATACAAATTTTCTGCATATTATGATATGGGACTATTtcgaagtaaaaatatattagtttctCGTTACGCCAAAATTAGTGCATTAGACTATACGGCTCTATTTGGTCACGAAGTTAATATTCTTGGATTTGGAGCTACAAATGCATCAATAAATGAAAAACCGTTGCAAGTTCTAAACGGAATGATAAATAAGTGTTCTAGTGTAACAAATAATTTCAAGATATTGTATGAATATTCGCCACTATGCGTAGTTTCTTCGTGCAGGGTAGAAGCTACGATATGTGGAGGTGACTCTGGAGGTCCTGTGGTTCATCCATCCGGTATAGTGGGAGTTAATTCAATGGCAGAAAATGGTTGTGATGAATTCACCACTAGCTTAGAGTTAGCGCCGGGTACTTCGGCTAGCATAATAGCAGTAGTTAGCAGCGCTTTAGATTggatttctaacattatttccATGAAAATAGCTGCATGA
- the LOC123668440 gene encoding uncharacterized protein LOC123668440 has product MYTVEWQKRGLPHIHLLLWLTNKIRPDQIDTVITAELPDQDEDPTLYDIVVRNMIHGPCGALNPNSLCMHEGKCSKKFPKPYQSQTSTGDDGYPKYRRLSPEEGGRKAAIRNYEIDNRWVVPYNKLLLKIFEAHVNVELCSSVKSIKYVTKYINKGSDQATFSLHSTNEVEKFQSGRYICSSEALWRIMSFNIHERAPTVTHLAVHLENGQRVYFTENNVNDIVNNPRDTTLTAFFKLCAEDDFAKTLTYDKVPAYYTWNQNTKKFQRRKQGAVVLGYPGVRKTDALGRVYVVHPNNAECFHLRLLLHVIKGPTSFRSLRTFEGVTYDTFQGACKAMGLLEDDSHWESTLSEAAICCSPKSLRCFFAIMISFCQITDPHLLWQNYQESMSEDILQRRRQELSSDDLEYDQNIFDEALNELNKEVESLSGKSIKDFGFNLPLNSNLYAMNNIEDLRETDYDYTQLLQTIQDEHRLNPEQKIVYDQILSSVNSNEGKMFFLDAPGGTGKTFIINLLLAKVRSDRKIALAVASSGIAATLLKGGRTAHSTFKLPLKICSDDVSSVCNISKQSKTGNGAFQSGNVKINLSNLCVLVQNVEELVETVYPDITNITTKTLCWFKERAILAPTNEQVDKINHLIISKFEAPSQIYYSVDTVLDTAEAVHYPTEFLNSLVPPGIPPHKLILKVGSPVILLRNLNPPKLCNGTRLKIVKLKNFLIECTILTGCGTGDTVLIPRIPMIPSGLPFQFKRLQFPIKLAFGITINKAQGQTLKVAGIDLTDQCFSHGQLYVALSRVTCTNNLFVFTNNPSEVMNVVYKEIFQ; this is encoded by the exons ATGTATACGGTGGAGTGGCAAAAACGTGGGCTGCCACATATACATTTGCTTTTGTGGCTGACAAATAAAATCAGGCCCGACCAAATTGACACAGTTATAACGGCAGAATTACCAGACCAAGACGAAGACCCAACATTGTATGACATCGTGGTAAGGAACATGATTCACGGACCCTGTGGAGCTTTAAACCCTAACTCGCTATGCATGCATGAgggaaaatgttcaaaaaaattCCCAAAACCATATCAGAGTCAAACTTCAACTGGTGATGATGGCTATCCAAAGTATAGAAGATTATCACCAGAGGAAGGAGGACGCAAGGCTGCTATTCGTAATTACGAAATTGATAACAGATGGGTAGTGCCttacaataaactattattaaaaattttcgagGCGCATGTTAATGTAGAACTTTGCAGTTCcgtgaaatcaataaaatatgtcactAAATACATCAATAAAGGAAGTGACCAGGCTACGTTTAGTTTACATTCTACAAATGAAGTAGAAAAATTTCAATCTGGCCGCTACATTTGTAGTTCTGAAGCACTATGGCGGATTATGTCCTTCAATATTCATGAAAGAGCACCAACTGTCACACACCTCGCTGTTCATTTAGAAAACGGACAGCGGGTGTATTTCactgaaaataatgtaaatgacaTTGTGAATAATCCAAGAGATACTACTTTAACAGCGTTTTTCAAACTATGTGCAGAGGACGACTTCGCAAAAACTCTGACCTACGACAAGGTGCCTGCCTATTATACCTGgaatcaaaatacgaaaaaattccAACGACGAAAGCAGGGGGCGGTAGTTCTCGGGTACCCTGGCGTGAGAAAAACAGATGCTCTTGGAAGGGTGTACGTGGTACACCCTAATAATGCAGAATGTTTTCATTTGCGGTTGTTACTCCACGTTATAAAAGGCCCTACTTCGTTTAGAAGTCTCCGCACTTTTGAAGGTGTAACTTACGACACATTCCAAGGGGCTTGCAAAGCTATGGGCCTCCTCGAAGATGACAGTCACTGGGAGAGTACGCTCTCTGAAGCAGCCATATGCTGTTCACCAAAATCACTTAGGTGCTTTTTTGCCATTATGATATCGTTCTGCCAAATCACGGACCCGCATCTTCTTTGGCAAAACTATCAGGAAAGTATGTCCGAAGATATACTGCAACGCAGACGACAAGAACTGTCATCAGATGATTTAGAGTAcgaccaaaatatttttgatgaagctttaaatgaattaaataaagaggTCGAATCTCTATCAGgtaaaagtataaaagattttgGTTTTAACTTGCCGTTAAATTCAAATCTTTATGCAATGAACAACATCGAGGATTTACGAGAGACTGACTATGATTACACCCAACTCTTACAGACAATTCAAGATGAACATCGCTTAAATCcagaacaaaaaattgtttacgaccAAATATTGTCATCAGTTAATAGTAATGAAGGGAAAATGTTCTTTCTAGATGCACCCGGGGGCACgggtaaaacatttataattaatttattattagcaaaAGTAAGGTCTGACAGAAAAATTGCTCTTGCCGTGGCGTCGTCCGGTATTGCAGCCACACTTTTGAAAGGCGGGCGAACTGCACATTCCACTTTCAAACTACCTTTAAAAATTTGCAGTGACGACGTCTCTAGCGTTTGTAACATCTCAAAACAGAGTAAAACAG GTAATGGTGCATTTCAATccggaaatgttaaaatcaatcttagTAACCTATGTGTTTTGGTCCAAAATGTGGAAGAATTGGTTGAGACCGTATATCCcgatattactaatataactaCAAAGACTTTATGTTGGTTTAAGGAAAGGGCTATATTGGCACCTACTAATGAACAggttgataaaattaatcatttaattatttccaaGTTTGAAGCACCATCACAGATATACTATTCAGTTGATACAGTTTTGGATACCGCAGAGGCAGTACATTATCCAACTGAATTTTTGAATTCTTTAGTTCCTCCCGGAATTCCTCCAcacaagttaatattaaaagtggGTTCACCAGTGATATTACTTAGAAATTTAAATCCCCCAAAATTGTGTAATGGCACGAGactcaaaatagttaaattaaaaaactttcttATCGAATGCACTATTTTAACTGGCTGTGGTACTGGTGATACTGTTTTAATTCCCAGAATACCGATGATTCCCTCCGGATTACCCTTCCAATTCAAAAGACTGCAATTTCCAATCAAATTAGCCTTtggtattactattaataaggcACAAGGCCAAACTTTAAAAGTTGCAGGAATAGATTTAACTGATCAATGTTTTTCTCACGGCCAGTTATATGTTGCCCTTTCAAGGGTGACATGTACAAATAATCTGTTTGTGTTTACTAACAATCCGTCAGAAGTAATGAACGTTGTGTATaaggaaatatttcaatag